The Natrarchaeobius halalkaliphilus genomic sequence GCCCTTGAATTGCTTCGCTATCTCGGCAGGACTCCATTTCGGGTCGGCCTCGACGAACAAGTGAACGTGGTCGGTGGCAATCTCTCTGGACACAATCTCGTGACCGAACCGTTCAGCAGTTCCTTGGAACAATTCCGCAAGTTCGTCTTGAACTAACTCCAACACCTCGTGCCGGTACTTCGGGCACCACACGAAATGATATTTACACAAACTAATCGAATGTGCATGACTCTTGTAACTTTCCACCATAATCCCTACTTTTATCATCATTTGATACGATAGTCAAGATATGGGTATCGAAGAAGTCACGAAGACCGCACGCACCCGACTCTGCATAGAGTCTGGTGAGCGGTCGTGGCTCAAAGATGCCCGTTACACCGCACGAGACATCGCCAACGACACACTCCGACTCAAACAACAAGGCTACAACAAGACCGAGATTCAACGCGAGGTTGACCGCGATGACTTCCTTCGGAACAACAAGTGCGCGGTCGTCGGCAAAGCCCTGCAAGCGTGGGACTCCTACAAAGAACTCCTCAACTGGTGGTA encodes the following:
- the tnpA gene encoding IS200/IS605 family transposase, whose protein sequence is MESYKSHAHSISLCKYHFVWCPKYRHEVLELVQDELAELFQGTAERFGHEIVSREIATDHVHLFVEADPKWSPAEIAKQFKGYSGRTILKRHPEIKQRYFWGSGLWKDGYYVGTTGAVSEDVVRRYIEETEH